The Accipiter gentilis chromosome 8, bAccGen1.1, whole genome shotgun sequence genomic sequence TGTcttattcttcaggggagcaatTCTATCTAGTCCCTCCTAGACTCACAGAACCTAACTTGTGGCCTACTTTATTATAAGTTCAAGACATTGCCCCCCTTTTAGCCTGAGGCTACAAAGTACAGACATGTGGTAGAGAATAGGGATTTTCCTTTGATGtaacttgtgtctgttgccttttGCCCTCTTATCATACCCTTCTGAGGAGGGTTTGGATACAGCACCTCTCTAACTCTCCCAGTAATACACTGAGGACAGCTACTAACTGAAGAAACACAATGAGACGCTGAGGGGGTTGAATGTCAAAAACCAGCACACTAGGTATGAAAACAAATATGGTACTGATAACATCTCTTCCTTTTTAGCCTTTTTCAGGGGGGTTAAGAGCAATTAGTAAATACGTCTGCCTTACAAAGGTCAGTGTTTACCTGATAGCTGGAGAGAAACGTTTCCTGCAGTACAACCTATGCAGACACATTGATGTCACTGCTAATATTCAGAGGATCTGTAGCCTCCTGTGGTTAAAACCACACTGATGCAGACCATCTGTCCTTGCGTGCACATCTGTCTGCAGGCAACTTTCAATTTGATTCCTTTGTATCACAGTCCGCTACAAAACTGTAGATATGTGAGCAAGTTCTCAGTTACCATGATCATATGCAGCCCTGTACAAATTGCTCATGAGCTATTTATAAGTCATGCAAAGTTGTATGCATtattcaacaaaaaaataatctttgaaacttcccagaaaaaaaaaaaaagaccaacaaacAAGCAGAAATTGGGGTGCCCAGGGACCAGATTAAGTACTTAAACCTCTAAATCATCAACCCAGCAGACAAATAGAGGGTAACAATTAATTCCTCATCTTGCTTTCTATCCATGGTTTCTTCTTTGCAGTGGAACTCAAGTATGTACAAAGAACACACACCTCCCTCAAACACATTGTAATGTTCACATTGTCTTTACAAATAACCAGCTCTTTAGCTTTAATCAATCTTTATACATGCCAAATCACTTAAAATTATGGTGGCACTCCTGAAATATGGCAACGTGCTTCCAAAATATCTGACTTGGAAAAATTAAACCAAGTTAAATAAGTTCTTGCTGCTTCAAAACGCTTTCCTatgaaaatcacttttaaatattttcacagcACATGTGTCTAGACAAATCAAATACCTCTATCTAACATAGTATTCTAGTTTGAAGAGCAACTAGTGCCTTGTAAATAGCTTGTTGCATATGGAACCTTAATATTGGCATATGTTAAAGTACTTTTTACTAATATTCCATTGAACCCATCTGATCAATTGTAAAGTATGACATTTCAGAACATGGGCATGTAGCAGGTGAATTCTGTCAAGACAAAACTGCAGTATTTGCAGCCCATTTGATAAAACTAAGAAGTACTTCTAATTTGAAAGTACCAATCAGAAAGGGACAAGAATTCAAAGTTCTagaggggattattttttttttttgtaacacagacatacacagacacacaaaacaaacccaaagtaaTTCAGTCTCATCCGGTTTAACCTCAACCACGAGACACCgctgtctgttttctttctcaaatgaCTCACGTCACTGCACACTGAAAAAGGGAACTTCCACAGTTTGTGGTGTGGATACACGATAAACAGATCTGTTCACACCAACTAGCAGGGCTGCCTGCATCAATAAAAGGCGGTAGCAGAGTCAGTGAACTGACATTTGGTGCTTGGAGGATTATCGTTGCAGAAGTCGCTTCACGTTAAAGTTAAGTAAAatgccaggattttttttctccaacaacATGACTGAATTAAACGGAAAAGAAGAATGCAAGCTTGCAGAAGGCAGAATctataaaaagaagcaaaagcctTTGTAAGTATATACATCTTAGTATAAACTCTAATGTATTAGAAGTGAAAATAATACTAGAATCTTGGAGATTAAGAACTACTACTGTGTTTCGGGCTAAATGACTGCAAAGCCTGCTCAAAGCCCAGGACTATGGCATCATTAAAAATGGCTTGAGCTGATGCATACCAATGAATTGATTCCCTTAAGTAATCAGGAGTAGATCTGGATACACTGGGAGCCtcttagtctttttaaaaaaattacttggacATGTAACTTCCCAGACTTTAGTCATAGGATGGAGCCATCCGCCTCTGTTTAAAATTTTAAGGGATTTAAGTAGAATTGAAATGCAACCACAATTTTAATGGATTACAAAAATGTTTGTTCATTGGTTTCAGTGGTGCAGAtctcaaaaattatttgaagtgCATGGTACCACATATCGAATCAGGGATCAAGACTTCTAACTCCAGAAACGTCAGGTAAGTACTGTGATACACTAACTTATAACAAAATATAACTATAGCTAGATTACTATATAGTAAACTATTATATTAATTTCTAAACTACTTCTAGAACAAAATTATAATAATGCCTAGAATTTCCAAAATACAAAAGACATGAACGATAGGAAGTAGAAGCTATTCATGGAGTTAAGGATTTTTTCTTAGTGATGTGATATGTTTGCATCAAACAGTGAGGGAGAAGACACCtcagttaaatttattttcttcagagagaCATTGTATCCCTTCTCTAAAAGATTTACAAGAAATGATGCTACACACTCAACAGCAGGGGTATTATCATTCTTATTTCAGGAATATAGAAACAGAAATATAGATACAAAATCATTTGGTCATAGTTACAGTAAAAGCTTATCTTTTGGGGAACAGAATTTGGGATAACATCACAGTTTCTTGTTTTTCCATCTCTCTGATTATTTTTCTCAATGTGGGCTTGCCTCCAGGGTCTCAGATTATGAGAAAGCCATATGTTTAATAAATATCTGGTACATATTCCTAGAATAGAATTGTAAATTATAAAATTTGTCTCCTTTAAACATTCAAACAGACCCATATGTTTTCTTGCctgaagtactttctttttcttgtcatctTAGGCTTTCTGCAGAGGAAGTAATACAGTGGTCCCAGTCTTTGGAAAAGCTCTTGGCCAGCCAAAGTAAGTCTATTACTTCAGTATGACTTCATTCTTATTCTGAAGACAAAATTTTATCTAATCTTGCCAAATAGGCAAAGCTGTAGCATTCTGCAAACACTGCCATAGAGTGGCCAGTTGCATTTCAGTTATTTACAGCTCCAGTGTAACATGGCTACTGTTACAGCTTTGCTTCCaactttggttttttccccttccatttccTACTCCCAGTATAGCAAATAAACTCCAAATAACTCAATTCAGTGCTTTTTGATCAGTCTTCTGTCCTTACATAACACCTCAGTTTGATTTGGAATTTTCCCTCCACTTGTACCCTAAGACAATCCAGTTAGGATTGTATAGAATACATCGATGTATTTTGGTACCCAACGTCTAGATCTAAGAAGACTGAACATAATTAGGAAGACTCCTATCACCCTTAATATTAGAGTATCTGTAGCATGTTGAAGAAGGGAAGGACAGTGTATTTTGGCAAGATTTTATAACAGATACTTGAATACAACTCCTGCTATTTATTTTATCCTCCCTGGTCACAAATATCGTGCTATAAATGATGATGTATTTGTGTTGGCTTTAGGTGGTCAAGGTGTCTTTCGGGAGTTCCTGAAGTCAGAGTTCAGTGAAGAAAACATTGAGTTCTGGTTGGCTTGTGAGGATTACAAGAAAACCAAGTCTGATCACTTACATGGCAAAGCAGAGAGGATTTATGAGGAGTTTGTTCAGTCAGATGCTATTAAACAGGTATGTACAAAGTTAATCTGCATAGTGTTACAGTACAAGGATTCTGAAAAATCAGAAGATAGAAGTGTAGCTTCATTGAGATGCTCATACATTCATTCAGTTACATAGGACGAAGACACAGACATGTTTTTATGAGTGTACTTGCATAAGCAGAGCCACACGATACAGGCCAGTACTTGGGAGCACCACTAGCAGAAGCTCAGCAGAGGCACCAGCAGCTCAGCACATGGTGCTGTTTGAGTCAGGGCAGTTTGAATTGCTTCTGGTGTTTGGAGTTATATACTTAGAGAGAGCTTTGCTAGTAGGAGAGCCATGGAATAtttattgtcttttaaaatatgtggACACTTTGGAGAATTAAAAGTTACGTATGTTGATCATATTTCAAACTGGAGAATCCCGTTCTACACAAGATTTCTCCTGTTGTTTTAATAGGAGGTTTAATTGGAGGTTCTTTCTCTACTTAATTGGAGGTTCTTTCTCTACTTACTCCATTGTTGAGTTGTATTACTTTTGACTCCATAAGAAACTGCATTTCTATAGCGAGTAGCAATCTTTGTGCCTAAGGGAGACATAAGCATTAAAATTCCCTCATTTTGCTGTTCTGATATTGAACTATCACACTGAGTTCTAAGGTTGTGGATTTGTTTATTGACAAAAAAGTGACAGATATAGAAAGAGAGTACATTTTTAAGATGCCAATGGCATTTGGTTTTCACTTTCCAGATCAATATTGACTATCAGATGAGGGAAGCAACAGCCAAAAGGGCTCAAGACCCAACTCACACAAGTTTTGATGAAGCCCAGAAAACTGTGTACATCCTTATGGAAAGGGATTCATATCCCAGATTTTTGAAATCCAAAGCCTACCTGAACCTTTTGAACCAGCTGCAGACCAACACTTCAAAATGAAGTGTTTGAGGCAGTGAAGAGCCAAGTAGAGTTTGCGTCAAATATACCGTGGAGAGATCCTTCCAGGGTGGTTGGATCTCGGCAAGGAGGACTCCGCCTTGGGAGCAGAGTTATGAGGGAGATGCAAACAGCTCCACGGCCAAGAGGACGCGTGATGAAAGCTGGCAAGACTGTTACAAGGGTGAGAGCAGCACAGAGGGGAGAAAATCCTCTCCTCCCATATGCCATGGAGTCAAGACAGGATATGGGTACTATTTATTGTTTGAACTACGCTGTGAACACTGAACCAAGTCTTACATCCCAAAGAACTGCTAATTATTAGAAAGTGCAAGACTAGCAAGCTGAGTGTTGGGAAAAGATTATcaagttcagaagaaaaataaggatgACTGACAATTTTGTGCATAACAAGAAAATGCCCAGACAAGACCGATTAATGGCTGGTTTTTAATCTGTGAAGTGTTAATAAGTGTGAGTGCAGCTCCATGATACTATTGtgctatgtaaatattttataagttGACATGtcttaaaattgatatattttaaattatataagaATTATATAAGCTGTACTTTTACTAAGTTAGTATTCAACAGGCAGGTATgtagcatcttttcttttttaatttattacaaaataataaGCAACTCATCAATTGAAtctacttaaaaataaagttttgtggTCATTTCACTTATTATTTTAAGTGGTATTTCCATCATAATTACTGAACTATTGAAACACATGGTTCCCTTCTGTCCCACTATGCCACTACTTCCCATCTCCTTATCCAAATATTAGTTTTCCCTACAccaccttttctcttttcttacccATTTTACACAACCATAATCTTAGTTCTCTGGAGTAGGTGATCCTGACCTACATAGACCCATCCTCATGTAtcccagagaaaacaaaacaaaacaaaacaaagagagaagCAGGTCttaatttccttcctctttttcatacTTCCCCAGCTACCAGTACCCAAGTCAAATCTCAAATATAGAAAACATTTAATCACTATCACTGACCCCACAGTTCAATCTGTTTCAATACTGCTGTGCTCAACACATCATCAGATCGCCCAC encodes the following:
- the RGS1 gene encoding regulator of G-protein signaling 1, which produces MPGFFFSNNMTELNGKEECKLAEGRIYKKKQKPFGADLKNYLKCMVPHIESGIKTSNSRNVRLSAEEVIQWSQSLEKLLASQSGQGVFREFLKSEFSEENIEFWLACEDYKKTKSDHLHGKAERIYEEFVQSDAIKQINIDYQMREATAKRAQDPTHTSFDEAQKTVYILMERDSYPRFLKSKAYLNLLNQLQTNTSK